The following are from one region of the Syngnathus typhle isolate RoL2023-S1 ecotype Sweden linkage group LG22, RoL_Styp_1.0, whole genome shotgun sequence genome:
- the fam110c gene encoding protein FAM110C, protein MESGSETSKILEKGPDYLRKQMDLESEAKGPAASAVERLAASRPKYVKSQQAVSATGEALVEPPLVEPPLVEAPSDDRSSAPPRASPQSRSPTQVRRSSSKKRPDSILLYRQKCELLRAGGGGGGQRKHHITRKLLRSSASKPVSVPEAAEKEPDEEELGAPRPSAGERRSSTRTPTPERRRSGARAAAPKEACAHLLSVPASGRAKGVARSRSDISSRYSKNFADFDAFFKYCGLDGEVVESLGKENFSARSDETAVKLRSVSVAASDDGFSRDGSDGLQEEVLHEKIRQGTSVIERNARIIKWLYSCKNAKESGKKLRDLD, encoded by the coding sequence ATGGAGAGCGGCAGCGAGACCTCCAAAATCCTGGAGAAGGGTCCGGACTACCTTCGCAAGCAAATGGACCTGGAGAGCGAGGCCAAAGGGCCCGCCGCCAGCGCCGTGGAGCGACTGGCCGCCAGCAGGCCCAAGTACGTGAAAAGCCAACAGGCGGTCAGCGCCACCGGCGAAGCGCTCGTCGAGCCGCCGCTCGTCGAGCCGCCGCTCGTCGAGGCGCCGTCCGACGACCGGAGCTCGGCGCCCCCCCGAGCCTCCCCGCAGAGCCGCTCCCCGACGCAGGTGCGGCGCTCCAGCTCCAAAAAGCGCCCTGACTCCATCCTGCTGTACAGGCAGAAATGCGAGCTGCTGAgggcgggcggcggcggcggcggccagcgCAAACATCACATCACGCGCAAACTGCTTAGGAGCTCGGCCAGCAAACCCGTCAGCGTACCCGAGGCGGCCGAGAAGGAGCCCGACGAGGAGGAACTGGGCGCGCCTCGGCCTTCTGCCGGGGAACGCCGCTCGAGTACCAGGACCCCGACGCCCGAGAGAAGGCGGAGCGGAGCTCGCGCAGCGGCCCCAAAAGAGGCATGTGCTCATCTGCTGAGCGTTCCCGCCAGCGGCAGGGCCAAAGGGGTGGCTCGGTCCCGCTCGGACATCAGCTCCAGGTACTCCAAGAACTTTGCCGACTTTGACGCCTTCTTCAAGTACTGCGGCCTGGACGGGGAGGTGGTCGAGTCTCTGGGTAAGGAGAACTTCTCGGCGCGCTCGGACGAGACGGCCGTCAAGCTGCGCAGCGTCAGCGTGGCGGCGTCGGACGACGGCTTCTCCCGCGACGGCAGCGACGGCCTGCAGGAGGAGGTCCTGCACGAGAAGATCCGCCAGGGAACCTCGGTCATCGAGCGCAACGCGAGGATCATCAAGTGGCTGTACAGCTGCAAGAATGCCAAGGAGAGCGGCAAGAAGTTGAGAGACCTGGACTGA
- the LOC133146268 gene encoding ALK and LTK ligand 1-like isoform X1, translating to MRGPRAHASVGLLLLLLTCTLVGAAPTTRASVGQGWRRATEPAMRVEELGRGAGITTMTKTRAAEAPRSRWSGAVTVNPRGQHRDLRRSKADRRDRPVAAAAAAAAAAAAAATSPGRKDKYLKHITGPLYFSPKCRKHVYQVYHQTRDCTIAAYFKRCARLLTRLAGSPMCTGA from the exons ATGAGGGGACCGCGTGCGCACGCCTCTGTGGGacttctgctgctgcttctcaCGTGCACGCTCGTCGGCGCTGCACCCACGACCCGAGCGAGCGTGGGCCAGGGTTGGAGGCGCGCCACCGAGCCGGCGATGCGCGTGGAGGAGCTCGGCCGCGGCGCCGGGATCACGACCATGACCAAGACGCGGGCGGCCGAAGCCCCCCGGAGCCGCTGGAGCGGTGCCGTGACCGTGAACCCCCGCGGGCAACACAGAGATTTACGCAGATCCAAAGCAGACAGAAGGGATCGGCCAGTCG cagcggcagcagcagcagcagcagccgccgccgccgccgccacctccccCGGACGGAAGGACAAATACCTGAAGCACATCACAG GTCCGCTCTATTTCAGCCCCAAGTGCAGGAAGCACGTGTACCAGGTGTACCACCAGACCCGGGACTGCACCATCGCCGCGT ATTTCAAACGATGCGCGCGGCTGCTCACGCGTCTCGCCGGCAGCCCCATGTGCACGGGGGCGTaa
- the acp1 gene encoding low molecular weight phosphotyrosine protein phosphatase isoform X1, with amino-acid sequence MAASCSKSVLFVCLGNICRSPIAEAVFRKMATDAGVVDKWRIDSAATSTYEIGNPPDHRGLACMRRHDVPMSHQARQVTKDDFMSFDFILCMDESNLSNLKRMAGPVKNRRAKIELLGAYDPQKQLIIEDPYYGSDQDFEKVYEQCRRCCEAFLQSNS; translated from the exons ATGGCAGCCTCGTGCAGCAAATCGGTGTTGTTTGTCTGTCTGG GGAACATCTGCCGATCCCCCATTGCAGAGGCCGTCTTCAGGAAGATGGCAACCGATGCGGGGGTCGTTGACAAG TGGAGGATAGACAGCGCCGCCACGTCGACGTACGAGATAGGGAACCCGCCCGACCATCGCGGCCTGGCCTGCATGCGACGGCACGACGTGCCTATGAGCCACCAGGCCCGGCAG GTGACCAAGGACGACTTCATGAGCTTTGATTTTATCCTCTGCATGGACGAGAGCAATTTAAG TAACTTGAAGCGTATGGCCGGCCCAGTGAAGAATCGCCGGGCAAAAATCGAGCTGCTCGGCGCGTACGACCCGCAGAAGCAGCTGATCATCGAAGATCCCTATTAC GGAAGCGACCAAGACTTTGAAAAGGTGTACGAGCAGTGCCGCCGATGCTGCGAGGCCTTCCTCCAGTCCAACTCGTAG
- the acp1 gene encoding low molecular weight phosphotyrosine protein phosphatase isoform X2, which translates to MAASCSKSVLFVCLGNICRSPIAEAVFRKMATDAGVVDKWLIDSGATSDWNTGCPPDARGLACLKAHAIDSSHRARQVTKDDFMSFDFILCMDESNLSNLKRMAGPVKNRRAKIELLGAYDPQKQLIIEDPYYGSDQDFEKVYEQCRRCCEAFLQSNS; encoded by the exons ATGGCAGCCTCGTGCAGCAAATCGGTGTTGTTTGTCTGTCTGG GGAACATCTGCCGATCCCCCATTGCAGAGGCCGTCTTCAGGAAGATGGCAACCGATGCGGGGGTCGTTGACAAG TGGCTCATTGACAGCGGCGCCACGTCCGACTGGAACACGGGCTGCCCGCCGGACGCCCGCGGGCTGGCCTGCCTCAAGGCCCACGCCATTGACAGCTCTCATAGGGCCCGCCAG GTGACCAAGGACGACTTCATGAGCTTTGATTTTATCCTCTGCATGGACGAGAGCAATTTAAG TAACTTGAAGCGTATGGCCGGCCCAGTGAAGAATCGCCGGGCAAAAATCGAGCTGCTCGGCGCGTACGACCCGCAGAAGCAGCTGATCATCGAAGATCCCTATTAC GGAAGCGACCAAGACTTTGAAAAGGTGTACGAGCAGTGCCGCCGATGCTGCGAGGCCTTCCTCCAGTCCAACTCGTAG
- the acp1 gene encoding low molecular weight phosphotyrosine protein phosphatase isoform X3, with protein sequence MATDAGVVDKWLIDSGATSDWNTGCPPDARGLACLKAHAIDSSHRARQVTKDDFMSFDFILCMDESNLSNLKRMAGPVKNRRAKIELLGAYDPQKQLIIEDPYYGSDQDFEKVYEQCRRCCEAFLQSNS encoded by the exons ATGGCAACCGATGCGGGGGTCGTTGACAAG TGGCTCATTGACAGCGGCGCCACGTCCGACTGGAACACGGGCTGCCCGCCGGACGCCCGCGGGCTGGCCTGCCTCAAGGCCCACGCCATTGACAGCTCTCATAGGGCCCGCCAG GTGACCAAGGACGACTTCATGAGCTTTGATTTTATCCTCTGCATGGACGAGAGCAATTTAAG TAACTTGAAGCGTATGGCCGGCCCAGTGAAGAATCGCCGGGCAAAAATCGAGCTGCTCGGCGCGTACGACCCGCAGAAGCAGCTGATCATCGAAGATCCCTATTAC GGAAGCGACCAAGACTTTGAAAAGGTGTACGAGCAGTGCCGCCGATGCTGCGAGGCCTTCCTCCAGTCCAACTCGTAG
- the LOC133146268 gene encoding ALK and LTK ligand 1-like isoform X2, whose translation MRGPRAHASVGLLLLLLTCTLVGAAPTTRASVGQGWRRATEPAMRVEELGRGAGITTMTKTRAAEAPRSRWSGAVTVNPRGQHRDLRRSKADRRDRPVAAAAAAAAAAAAATSPGRKDKYLKHITGPLYFSPKCRKHVYQVYHQTRDCTIAAYFKRCARLLTRLAGSPMCTGA comes from the exons ATGAGGGGACCGCGTGCGCACGCCTCTGTGGGacttctgctgctgcttctcaCGTGCACGCTCGTCGGCGCTGCACCCACGACCCGAGCGAGCGTGGGCCAGGGTTGGAGGCGCGCCACCGAGCCGGCGATGCGCGTGGAGGAGCTCGGCCGCGGCGCCGGGATCACGACCATGACCAAGACGCGGGCGGCCGAAGCCCCCCGGAGCCGCTGGAGCGGTGCCGTGACCGTGAACCCCCGCGGGCAACACAGAGATTTACGCAGATCCAAAGCAGACAGAAGGGATCGGCCAGTCG cggcagcagcagcagcagcagccgccgccgccgccgccacctccccCGGACGGAAGGACAAATACCTGAAGCACATCACAG GTCCGCTCTATTTCAGCCCCAAGTGCAGGAAGCACGTGTACCAGGTGTACCACCAGACCCGGGACTGCACCATCGCCGCGT ATTTCAAACGATGCGCGCGGCTGCTCACGCGTCTCGCCGGCAGCCCCATGTGCACGGGGGCGTaa
- the acp1 gene encoding low molecular weight phosphotyrosine protein phosphatase isoform X4 codes for MATDAGVVDKWRIDSAATSTYEIGNPPDHRGLACMRRHDVPMSHQARQVTKDDFMSFDFILCMDESNLSNLKRMAGPVKNRRAKIELLGAYDPQKQLIIEDPYYGSDQDFEKVYEQCRRCCEAFLQSNS; via the exons ATGGCAACCGATGCGGGGGTCGTTGACAAG TGGAGGATAGACAGCGCCGCCACGTCGACGTACGAGATAGGGAACCCGCCCGACCATCGCGGCCTGGCCTGCATGCGACGGCACGACGTGCCTATGAGCCACCAGGCCCGGCAG GTGACCAAGGACGACTTCATGAGCTTTGATTTTATCCTCTGCATGGACGAGAGCAATTTAAG TAACTTGAAGCGTATGGCCGGCCCAGTGAAGAATCGCCGGGCAAAAATCGAGCTGCTCGGCGCGTACGACCCGCAGAAGCAGCTGATCATCGAAGATCCCTATTAC GGAAGCGACCAAGACTTTGAAAAGGTGTACGAGCAGTGCCGCCGATGCTGCGAGGCCTTCCTCCAGTCCAACTCGTAG